TCTAAGGAAATCCAAAATTAGAACAGCATCATTATTTAAGCTTACTTGTAAAATGGTAGTTTCGCAGTTTCCAAATTTGTAAGGACCTCTTGAAGACTTTTGTTGCTTGGGATAGCATCTCCTCTCTTTTCTTTCGCATCATTTATCAATTTTAGCATCTGTGCATACGTTTCAGGAGTAAAATAGTCATATTGTTTCAAGCTATTCTCCGACAAATCGACTTCCATTTCATAGTCCATGGCATCATTTGATTCGCCACTTGGAGGAATATTTTGCTTTCTTGCAACCTCGTTACATAGCAGAAGAGTTCCCCTGTTGTCTTCGATGCGTTTTTTCCATACTTTAACCTTTGCTTCCAGTTGCTCCCCCATTTTTCGTTGCATTGAAAGAACCATCTTAGGTGACATGCAAACACCAAGACGATTTAAGCGAATTAAGTCCTCAAATTTTGCGCCACTGTGGAATAAAATTGACGAAATTCTATATTGCGCAGCAGACGCTGTACTGTTTCTCGTGCGCGCAACAACAGAGCTTACAAGAGCGACTGAATTGGTTTTTGGGCCACACGCTTTGACGTCGTCTTCCTTCAGGCCGGTTGCTCCTAGAACGCAGTGATGCCACAGTGGGCAAAAAACTCGCACTTCTTGGACGAGCAGGTTGTTTGAAAAGGCTGCCAGCTCTTCCGGCTCTGTGGCTTGCAGAATCGTTCCTGctttaaaatagtttttgaaCTCTTCTGAAATGCCTTTGGCAAAGGAGACTTTCAATTCCTCTCTTAATTCTGCGTGTTTCAAAACTAGGTTGGAAGCCgttttccattcttttaaaGCCAGGCAACAGATTAGTTTTTTAATTGTCAGTTCAGAAGGTAAATGTACTTTTACCTTACCGTCATTCAAACTAACAACCTTGACTTGAAGTTCCTCTGCTGCGGGCAAATCATCAATATTCAGCTTCGATAACATCTCGTCCTGAACACTAGTTTGTCGAGACACTGCATCCTTTCCAAAGCTTAGAGATTTCCTGGACGAAATACTTTTCTCGGGTGATTTAACACGTTGGGACTTCAAGCTTGGAGATCTGTTGTTTTGATCTGGGGTACGCTCGCAAAATAATCTCTTTCCCGCGTCTTTGCTCTTTGCTGGCACCTTTTCGTCTTCCCTCGAGGGATTTTCTTCAGGTTTCCTGGTTTCTTTGTCTATCAAAGCATGTAGACTGCCCAAATTGCGGATTTTTCTTCCACAAGGATTGCAAACGCGATGTGAGTAGGTCTCGCTTCGATCGAGAGGAATTCCAACACTTTCCAAGAT
The genomic region above belongs to Montipora capricornis isolate CH-2021 chromosome 8, ASM3666992v2, whole genome shotgun sequence and contains:
- the LOC138014154 gene encoding uncharacterized protein, which produces MASNNCRVCHCSFKTKFGNFTKNQQGYMSTENLFKPSNRKDCRGVVLANILESVGIPLDRSETYSHRVCNPCGRKIRNLGSLHALIDKETRKPEENPSREDEKVPAKSKDAGKRLFCERTPDQNNRSPSLKSQRVKSPEKSISSRKSLSFGKDAVSRQTSVQDEMLSKLNIDDLPAAEELQVKVVSLNDGKVKVHLPSELTIKKLICCLALKEWKTASNLVLKHAELREELKVSFAKGISEEFKNYFKAGTILQATEPEELAAFSNNLLVQEVRVFCPLWHHCVLGATGLKEDDVKACGPKTNSVALVSSVVARTRNSTASAAQYRISSILFHSGAKFEDLIRLNRLGVCMSPKMVLSMQRKMGEQLEAKVKVWKKRIEDNRGTLLLCNEVARKQNIPPSGESNDAMDYEMEVDLSENSLKQYDYFTPETYAQMLKLINDAKEKRGDAIPSNKSLQEVLTNLETAKLPFYKLVGDNIDHETHARIQSKEHTNRSIHWTHQYAILDRVQDPTLEKHISQKDVDDVQLIELLPDKDVQANFLQNWAILASRIITKYLPSLKCLSDVVIRHIPHEYSEEMSKKSDTCMLSMEFLNPNVAGDMAQLLVHNQEKFVPCLETETQKVILESVPLHGDQLFEERARNTAWTFRDGIDEYERLEGIGHEHADWHAKMTLYKTEFNTFVDHSSVAEKGTTRASMNRTGKTNAAKGVENHYNEYSEFHAREFEAHVCAAFMEMTGMKTIKDTPQINLPHTSELKASRGKWLIEICQQLVKKFVFDIREINALVDQTQQLDNAMREAPFKCRFENCDRTYGYHSGRVRY